In the Topomyia yanbarensis strain Yona2022 chromosome 3, ASM3024719v1, whole genome shotgun sequence genome, one interval contains:
- the LOC131690868 gene encoding serine palmitoyltransferase 1 has protein sequence MVTAPYIINEIYDIIQKSTAFELTLEALLALGVIWIVFYKRNNGKREKRLSAEQRAKLIEEWVPEPLVGDVPVDHPALHTHVVYGKVGKTINIDGKQCLNLASHNYLGLLGDENFEQEAMKSLRKYGVGSCGPRGFYGTVDVHLELEERLAKFMQVEEAVVYSYAFSTIASAIPAYAKRGDIVFVDESVNFSIQKGLDASRSKIVFFKHNDVADLKRLLEEQAVEDKRNPKKAMKRRRFLVTEAIYMNTGEICPLPEMVELRKRYKLRMFLDESLSFGVLGENGRGLVEHFNVDKTEVDLRSAGLEWAAGTIGGFCAGSSFIVEHQRLSGLGYCFSASLPPLLTQAAISALDKFETEPKIFVELRDCCRKVSQKLPSLVDFTFRGDPLSPVKHLYLKNKTDPQTEKSLMDQISRECIDTGLAVITSEYLEHLEKNNPRPSIRLTVNRLLTDADIDDAFRILQQVAKRVLAAA, from the exons ATGGTAACGGCACCCTACATCATCAATGAAATCTACGATATCATACAGAAG TCTACTGCTTTCGAGCTCACGCTGGAAGCCCTGCTGGCACTTGGTGTGATTTGGATCGTATTCTACAAGCGAAATAATGGGAAACGAGAGAAACGTCTGTCGGCTGAGCAGCGGGCTAAGCTTATCGAGGAGTGGGTACCCGAGCCGCTCGTAGGAGACGTACCGGTGGACCATCCCGCACTGCATACACACGTCGTCTACGGAAAGGTGGGCAAAACTATTAACATCGATGGTAAGCAGTGTTTAAATTTGGCATCGCACAACTACCTGGGCTTGCTAGGAGACGAGAATTTCGAACAAGAGGCCATGAAAAGTCTGCGGAAGTATGGCGTTGGGTCATGTGGACCGAGGGGATTTTATGGAACGGTGGATGTGCATTTGGAATTGGAGGAACGGTTGGCAAAGTTTATGCAGGTGGAAGAGGCAGTCGTTTATTCATACGCGTTTTCCACCATCGCAAGTGCTATACCGGCGTATGCTAAACGAGGAGATATTGTATTTGT GGATGAATCCGTCAATTTTTCCATTCAAAAGGGCCTGGACGCATCTAGAAGTAAAATAGTATTTTTCAAACACAATGACGTAGCTGATTTAAAACGTCTGTTGGAGGAACAAGCGGTAGAGGACAAGAGGAATCCGAAAAAGGCGATGAAACGAAGACGGTTTCTGGTGACGGAAGCAATCTATATGAATACGGGAGAAATATGCCCTCTGCCTGAGATGGTGGAATTGCGAAAACGCTACAAGCTGCGCATGTTCTTGGACGAGAGTCTCTCGTTTGGCGTACTGGGCGAGAATGGACGAGGACTGGTGGAGCATTTCAATGTGGAT AAAACAGAAGTTGACCTACGATCAGCTGGTTTGGAGTGGGCCGCCGGTACGATCGGAGGTTTCTGCGCCGGATCATCGTTCATCGTAGAGCACCAACGGTTGTCCGGCTTGGGCTATTGTTTTTCCGCTTCACTTCCACCTCTGCTGACTCAGGCTGCCATCAGCGCACTCGATAAATTCGAAACCGAACCAAAAATCTTTGTTGAATTGAGGGATTGCTGTCGAAAGGTTTCCCA AAAGCTGCCTTCTCTCGTGGACTTTACCTTTCGAGGTGATCCTTTATCACCAGTAAAGCATTTGTACCTGAAAAATAAGACAGACCCTCAAACGGAAAAGTCTTTGATGGATCAAATTTCCAGAGAG TGTATCGACACCGGTTTGGCAGTTATTACATCTGAATATTTGGAACACTTGGAGAAAAACAATCCACGGCCCAGCATTCGGTTAACGGTTAACCGTCTCCTAACGGACGCCGATATTGACGACGCATTCCGAATTCTGCAGCAAGTGGCAAAAAGAGTACTCGCAGCGGCGTAA
- the LOC131687253 gene encoding uncharacterized protein LOC131687253 has protein sequence MSERSLDLTTTACAECGKTSTRDEKMIACDSCDCWFHIRCVGLTTVPKKDKKWFCKEITCERVFQEYQKQKKASRTKKIAEEYDKLSTKSTDNRPPLPVPAAVEEKLEAMEIENQRLEEEMDAEMLLKEKEMEMKNKKLKIRRMRMEQALRERELENDRLLREQEIEKKELELQQELREKEEHLVRMKEMERAYREKMSSVDRELQKAEIVDSKNKEGQLETTKTNREPNSSKPSVIGKLTEGNLERLVKYNEETSEEDECSSSSDDDSSVNGKDSRDNASVAPSRQQRVGPSRVQLAARSGLTKKLPTFSGKPEEWPLFFGAYQASNEACGYTDVENLVRLQDSLKGVALDAVREQLLLPRSVPRVIAKLRQLYGRPEQLLQSHLDKVRKLEPPRADRLASFIPFGNAVEQLCEHLEAAELTLHLVNPILIQDLVSKLPDGEKRQWVQYKRKKKIVTLRTFTDFVSRIVADACEANVNVDYKLDTRSTADTAGRSKPKEKGAVYNHSAVSQSESNVFERKKQKPCRACQREDHRLRFCQDFGDLPHADRMRIVTKWKLCNICLNDHSGQCRFKIRCNVSECREPHNPLIHPIGNVVGMSAYIRSGSSMMFRMIPVQIHCGDRSLTVLAFLDEGASVTLIENDLAERLGLTGVREKLLINWTSDVYRVEKNSRRMNVWTSAVGVGDSEKFLLHTVNTVEKLMLPHQTLDANELSTQYEHMRDLPIASFDGRPGVLIGLNNIHTFAPLEARIGTTRDPIAVRCKLGWTVYGPRQLSSTSSGGFLGYHQAISNEELHDILKSHYSLEESVVKVQEESAEDQRARLIMERTTKRVENRFETGLLWKTDEVNFPDSYPMALKRLKQLERKLQKSPEVYQNVRQQIAEFQEKDYAHLATEEELTGTGKDKAWYLPLNVVINPKKPAKIRLIWDAAATVQGVSLNTMLLKGPDLLAPLVSVIVGFRERRIAFGGDIREMYHQLKIISEDKQAQRFLFRNDSSEAPKVYVMDVATFGSTCSPASAQFVKNRNATEYAIQYPEAAAAIIDRHYVDDYFDSVDTIEEAIERAQQVKFIHEQAGFEMRNWVSNSPVVLSALGENKSSRSVVFQQNKQSSSERVLGVFWDLNQDAFAFSVTHRAEIKAYLFEEKRPTKRIVLSCVMGLFDPLGLLSPFTIHGKILIQHLWRNGCEWDQEIDEPNWCLWKQWTELLPKVEALRIPRCYLGDTMSSSIETLELHIFTDASENAYGCVAYLRLVVHGAVKCSLIMSRAKVAPLKRQSIPRLELMAAVLGARMRQTIMETHSLRIDQTILWTDSRTVLSWLQSDQHKFKQFVAFRVGEILELTHMRDWRWVPTKQNISDVLTKWGRSPPLHNESEWVHGPSVLYLPREQWPSAETIEETLEETRGIMLFHAVVEAETISSWTKLVRVVATVMRFISNCRRKRIGLPIVTYQSSEYHCRLIQVEYSTIKKPLQQEELQKAETVLWRQAQFESFPNEMNTLTRNLQRKDDQPQERIEKSSTLYKRSPVLDEEGVLRVRGRLETNEELPFDMRFPIILSGKHNITKKLILHFHYKYGHANRETVFNELRQKFWIPKARAAVLQATRDCMWCKVNRCVPFVPMMAPLPVPRITPHLRPFSAVGVDYLGPVEVTVGRRKEKRWIVVFTCMAMRAVHLDVVHSLSTQSCLMAIRRFTCKRGAPEQIFSDNATCFRGANAATTKMIQKINEECARKVISTVTSWHFNPPGTPHMGGIWERMVRSVKEALKVLDDGWKLTDEILSTSLAEAEDMINTRPLTYVPQDDDGEEAITPNHFLRGKVTNLDMLLDGSVDFAETLRNVYKRSQYIANKMWERWLKEYLPSLNHRTKWFDDQKPLEVGDLVFVVDGKFRKNWVRGRVHKVIQGADGRIRQADVKTADGKVHRRAVANLAVLEIQNCKSGSSG, from the coding sequence ATGAGCGAGAGATCCCTGGACCTAACGACGACGGCGTGTGCGGAGTGTGGAAAAACGTCCACACGGGATGAAAAGATGATTGCCTGTGACAGCTGTGATTGCTGGTTTCACATACGTTGTGTGGGATTAACAACGGTACCGAAAAAAGACAAGAAATGGTTCTGTAAGGAGATTACCTGTGAACGCGTCTTCCAGGAATACCAGAAACAGAAAAAAGCGTCTCGTACAAAGAAAATTGCGGAAGAATATGACAAATTGAGCACCAAATCGACGGATAATCGTCCACCGTTGCCCGTACCCGCTGCCGTGGAAGAAAAGTTAGAAGCGATGGAGATAGAAAATCAACGTTTGGAAGAAGAGATGGATGCGGAGATGCTGTTGAAGGAAAAGGAAATggagatgaaaaataaaaaattgaaaataagaagAATGCGAATGGAGCAAGCGTTGCGTGAAAGAGAATTGGAAAATGACCGACTGTTGCGCGAACAAGAGATTGAAAAAAAGGAACTCGAACTTCAGCAAGAATTGCGGGAAAAGGAAGAGCATCTGGTCCGCATGAAGGAAATGGAAAGAGCGTATCGCGAGAAAATGTCCAGTGTTGACAGAGAACTACAGAAAGCAGAAATCGTTGACAGTAAAAATAAGGAGGGACAATTGGAAACGACCAAAACAAATAGGGAACCCAATTCGTCCAAGCCATCGGTTATTGGTAAGTTGACGGAAGGGAACCTAGAACGCCTCGTGAAATATAATGAGGAAACCAGCGAAGAAGATGAGTGCTCAAGCAGCAGCGATGACGATTCGAGCGTCAATGGCAAGGACTCTAGAGATAATGCCAGTGTTGCTCCAAGCAGACAGCAACGTGTCGGACCGAGTAGGGTGCAACTAGCTGCAAGAAGTGGCCTAACAAAAAAGCTTCCTACTTTCTCGGGGAAGCCTGAAGAATGGCCTCTTTTCTTCGGAGCTTATCAAGCATCGAACGAAGCTTGTGGTTATACGGATGTCGAGAATTTGGTGAGGCTCCAAGACAGCCTGAAAGGTGTAGCTCTGGATGCTGTTCGGGAACAGCTTTTACTTCCGAGGTCAGTCCCAAGAGTAATCGCGAAGCTCCGTCAGCTCTACGGTCGCCCCGAACAACTCTTACAAAGCCATCTAGACAAGGTGCGAAAACTTGAACCGCCAAGAGCTGACAGGCTAGCCAGTTTCATCCCATTTGGAAACGCGGTAGAACAGCTTTGCGAGCATCTTGAAGCAGCGGAGCTTACACTGCACCTAGTGAATCCGATTCTGATCCAGGATTTGGTCAGCAAGCTCCCAGATGGAGAAAAGCGCCAGTGGGTGCAGTAtaagagaaaaaagaaaatagtaACACTGCGTACCTTTACCGACTTCGTCTCCAGAATCGTGGCAGATGCATGTGAGGCAAATGTCAACGTCGATTACAAATTAGATACCAGGTCTACGGCCGACACAGCCGGAAGAAGCAAGCCGAAGGAAAAAGGCGCAGTATATAATCACAGCGCGGTGAGTCAATCGGAATCCAATGTGTTTGAACGCAAGAAACAAAAACCCTGCCGTGCATGCCAGCGAGAAGATCACCGTCTGCGGTTTTGCCAAGACTTCGGCGATCTACCGCATGCGGATCGGATGCGAATTGTGACGAAATGGAAACTCTGCAACATTTGTCTCAATGATCACAGTGGTCAATGTCGCTTCAAGATTCGCTGCAACGTGAGTGAATGCAGAGAACCGCACAATCCACTAATTCATCCAATAGGAAATGTTGTAGGCATGAGTGCATACATCAGATCCGGCAGTTCCATGATGTTCCGGATGATCCCGGTGCAGATTCATTGTGGAGACAGATCACTTACTGTTCTCGCTTTCCTGGATGAAGGTGCATCCGTGACGCTAATTGAAAATGATCTGGCTGAACGGCTGGGACTCACAGGGGTGAGAGAGAAGCTGCTTATCAACTGGACTTCTGACGTTTATCGTGTTGAGAAAAATTCAAGGCGAATGAACGTGTGGACCTCAGCGGTGGGCGTTGGGGACTCGGAGAAGTTTTTATTGCACACAGTTAACACTGTTGAAAAGCTGATGTTGCCTCACCAGACGTTGGACGCTAATGAGTTATCGACACAGTACGAACACATGCGCGATCTACCAATCGCATCATTCGATGGTCGACCGGGTGTACTAATCGGCCTTAACAACATCCATACTTTCGCCCCTTTGGAAGCAAGAATTGGAACGACAAGGGATCCGATCGCTGTTCGCTGCAAGCTCGGTTGGACTGTATATGGACCGCGTCAATTGAGTTCAACTTCTTCGGGCGGTTTTCTGGGGTATCATCAAGCAATATCTAATGAAGAACTGCATGATATCTTGAAGAGCCACTACTCGCTAGAAGAATCAGTGGTTAAGGTGCAAGAAGAGTCGGCTGAGGATCAACGAGCTCGATTGATCATGGAGCGAACTACGAAACGAGTGGAAAATCGTTTCGAGACGGGCCTACTCTGGAAAACGGATGAGGTGAACTTCCCAGATAGCTATCCCATGGCGTTGAAACGTCTGAAGCAGCTAGAAAGAAAGCTGCAGAAATCACCAGAGGTGTATCAAAATGTTCGGCAGCAGATAGCAGAATTTCAAGAAAAAGATTATGCTCACTTAGCGACCGAAGAAGAATTGACCGGTACCGGAAAAGATAAAGCTTGGTATCTTCCGTTAAATGTAGTCATAAATCCGAAAAAGCCCGCTAAAATTCGACTTATTTGGGACGCGGCGGCAACCGTACAAGGGGTGTCGCTTAACACAATGTTGCTGAAGGGGCCCGACTTACTCGCGCCTTTGGTATCAGTGATCGTCGGTTTTCGGGAGAGACGAATCGCCTTTGGGGGAGACATCCGAGAGATGTACCATCAACTAAAAATTATCTCAGAGGATAAGCAAGCTCAACGCTTCCTTTTTCGGAATGACAGCAGTGAGGCGCCAAAGGTATATGTGATGGATGTTGCTACCTTTGGTTCAACATGCTCTCCAGCGTCGGCACAGTTCGTTAAAAATCGTAATGCGACAGAGTATGCAATACAGTATCCTGAAGCAGCAGCAGCCATCATTGATCGGCATTACGTCGATGACTATTTCGACAGTGTCGATACGATCGAAGAGGCGATAGAACGAGCACAGCAAGTGAAGTTTATTCATGAACAGGCTGGTTTTGAGATGAGGAACTGGGTTTCGAATTCTCCGGTGGTTTTATCGGCTCTGGGCGAAAACAAATCGTCGAGGTCGGTCGTTTTTCAGCAAAATAAGCAGTCATCCAGTGAGCGCGTGCTTGGAGTGTTCTGGGATTTGAACCAAGATGCGTTCGCGTTTTCCGTTACTCACCGTGCAGAGATTAAAGCGTATTTGTTTGAAGAAAAGCGGCCGACAAAGCGGATCGTTTTAAGCTGTGTCATGGGACTGTTTGACCCATTGGGCCTGCTTTCGCCATTCACGATCCATGGTAAAATTCTCATACAACATCTCTGGCGAAATGGATGCGAATGGGACCAAGAGATCGATGAACCAAATTGGTGTTTGTGGAAACAGTGGACGGAGTTGCTGCCTAAAGTGGAAGCCCTACGCATTCCGCGATGCTATTTGGGAGATACTATGTCTTCGTCGATAGAGACGCTCGAGCTGCACATATTTACTGACGCGAGTGAAAACGCCTACGGTTGTGTTGCGTATCTACGATTGGTCGTTCATGGAGCAGTGAAGTGTAGCCTGATCATGTCACGAGCCAAAGTCGCACCACTGAAGCGCCAGTCGATCCCTAGGTTAGAATTGATGGCAGCAGTTCTGGGGGCCCGAATGAGGCAAACTATTATGGAAACGCATTCTTTGCGAATCGATCAAACCATTCTGTGGACAGATTCACGAACGGTACTGTCATGGCTGCAGTCTGACCAGCATAAATTCAAGCAATTTGTTGCGTTTAGAGTGGGTGAAATTTTGGAATTAACTCATATGCGAGACTGGAGATGGGTGCCGACAAAGCAAAATATCTCAGATGTGCTCACTAAGTGGGGTCGTAGTCCACCATTACACAACGAATCGGAATGGGTCCACGGTCCCTCAGTACTGTATCTACCGAGAGAGCAGTGGCCTTCTGCTGAAACAATCGAGGAAACCTTAGAAGAAACTAGAGGCATTATGCTGTTTCACGCGGTGGTCGAAGCCGAAACTATTTCCAGCTGGACGAAACTAGTACGCGTGGTGGCAACCGTTATGCGCTTCATCTCCAACTGTCGACGTAAAAGAATTGGTTTGCCGATAGTGACTTATCAATCATCAGAGTACCACTGTCGGTTGATCCAAGTGGAGTATTCGACAATCAAGAAACCGCTTCAGCAGGAGGAACTACAAAAGGCAGAAACCGTTCTGTGGAGGCAAGCACAATTCGAGAGTTTTCCCAATGAAATGAATACTCTAACAAGGAATCTACAAAGGAAAGATGATCAGCCACAGGAGAGGATTGAAAAATCTAGCACTCTGTACAAAAGATCACCGGTGTTAGACGAAGAAGGCGTTCTGAGAGTACGCGGCCGATTGGAGACGAACGAGGAGCTGCCCTTTGACATGAGATTCCCAATCATCCTATCTGGAAAACATAACATCACGAAAAAGTTGATCCTACACTTTCACTACAAGTACGGCCACGCTAACAGAGAAACTGTATTTAATGAACTACGTCAAAAATTTTGGATCCCAAAGGCGCGTGCTGCTGTACTACAGGCGACGAGGGACTGCATGTGGTGTAAAGTGAATCGATGTGTACCCTTTGTTCCAATGATGGCACCGCTACCTGTTCCACGTATTACCCCTCACTTACGTCCTTTCAGTGCAGTGGGTGTTGACTATCTAGGTCCGGTCGAAGTCACGGTGGGACGCAGAAAAGAGAAAAGATGGATCGTCGTATTCACCTGTATGGCTATGCGAGCGGTGCATCTCGATGTGGTGCACAGTTTGAGCACACAATCCTGCCTAATGGCCATCAGGCGATTCACTTGCAAGCGCGGAGCACCGGAGCAAATATTCTCTGATAACGCTACGTGTTTTCGTGGAGCAAACGCAGCGACGACGAAGATGATTCAGAAGATTAATGAAGAATGTGCAAGAAAGGTGATATCAACTGTTACTTCATGGCACTTTAACCCTCCTGGAACTCCGCATATGGGTGGCATCTGGGAACGGATGGTGCGATCCGTCAAAGAAGCTCTGAAAGTTTTAGATGATGGGTGGAAATTAACAGACGAGATCCTTTCAACGAGTCTAGCCGAAGCAGAAGACATGATTAATACTCGTCCATTAACATATGTTCCTCAGGATGACGACGGCGAAGAAGCCATCACACCAAACCACTTCTTGCGTGGAAAAGTGACCAATTTGGACATGCTTCTGGATGGTTCCGTGGACTTTGCTGAAACTTTGCGCAATGTTTACAAGCGGTCACAATATATAGCTAACAAGATGTGGGAACGCTGGCTGAAAGAATATCTGCCCTCGCTAAATCATCGCACAAAGTGGTTCGACGACCAGAAGCCGCTCGAAGTTGGGGACCTAGTGTTCGTAGTTGATGGGAAGTTCAGGAAGAACTGGGTACGAGGAAGAGTTCACAAGGTAATCCAAGGAGCAGATGGAAGAATCCGTCAAGCAGACGTTAAGACGGCGGATGGCAAGGTGCATCGGCGTGCCGTGGCGAATCTAGCGGtgttagaaattcaaaattgtaaaTCCGGATCTTCAGGATGA